The window CCAGCTGTGTTGGTTCTTCATGGTCATTATGCAGGTTGTGTAGGAGATCTGCCAAGCTATGATGCATTTACACTTGGAGGGCCTTACTCAGTTAGGGGCTACGGTATGGGTGAACTGGGTGCATCTAGGAATGTTCTGGAGGTGAGTATTACTACAGAACCTTGGAATTTAGTCTGATGCATCATTTTTCACATCAATAATGTTGTGTTTTGTGAGTTACtgcttttcttttgatttatttcatTAGATTGGACAAGTTGAAATAATTGACATGTGTCATCACATAATTTAGTGTAAGATATGTTGGTCATTGCTTTGTTGGCAACTCATGTTTATTTGCCTCTTAATCCACACAGGTTGCTGGTGAGGTGCGCATACCCGTGAAGAACACATATGTTTATGGATTTGCTGAGCATGGCACCGACCTTGGGAGTTCCAAGGATGTGAAAGGGAACCCTACTGAGTTCTTCCGACGCGTTGGCCATGGATCTTCTTATGGTGTTGGCGTCAAGCTTGGTTTGGTAAGAGGAGAGTACATCGTAGATCACAATACTGGGGCTGGAACCGTCTTCTTCAGATTTGGCGAGAGATTCTGAGTGCATTTCATTAAGCACACATCTTCAAGACGGGATGTTTAATGCATAATTGAGGCGTTGAGTCTCGAAGTGGCTATGCATGTGGGTGTGAGCGGGCAGGTGGCTTGTGTTCTGCTGAATAATGAAGTTTTGTTCCTTTGGTGAGGAAGAGAGATAAGTTAGTGTCAGGgtgagttgtttgcttgtagtaggAAGTaagatttgttttgcagagcttgaagctggttgaatagatgaaagCTGAGCTCCTAGTGTTACCAAGGAATATGTTTTGGCAAGGCTTTGTGTCATGGTCAATTTGTTTCCATGTAACACTTTGTTGTTCAGTCGGTTAGCTTAATTGACAATGCAGTGTTGCGCCTTTCACGTATTTATTATACGATGTAGCTAACTTATGGTGGGTGGTAACTCACCTGTTCATCTTTTAATCGTTTCTAATATGTGTTCAACCAATATGAGGGTTTCTTGTTTGTATATCGGTGCTGTTTGCAGTTCGAAGTATAGgttgattagtttcctaataatttaGAGAAACTATCCCTGTGTCCCAAATTAAGGGTCTGTTCGGCAATCCATCAGCTCCTCAAAATACGCGGAGCTGGGGAGCATTGTTTTGCCTGCCCTGAAATTTCTAAGCTCCGGGAGCTGAGGGACACCGAACGGCCCCAAGTGTCGAAATTTCTAAGCTCCGGGAGCTGAGGGACACCGAACGGCCCCAAGTGTCTTGGTTTTAGGACCCTTATTTTGTCTGAAGTGTCTTGACTTTAGGATTTGGGCGGAGGAAGTACTCTcttcattccataatgtagtgcttcCTTTATTCTTGTGCTTTAATTTTGATCGTAAATTTAATTATCAAGACTAATTGTAACGGGAGTAAAaactatatcagtgaattcgtattcgaaagaagttttcagttatattataattttttctcccgtcgcagttggtcttgttggttaaatttatgatcaaaattgaaCCTCGAAAAATGCAGGCGTACTATAttttaaaatggagggagtactacaaaCCGACAGCTGTTCAGTGTCCTAAAACAGCGTAATATAATTTTCAGTTATATTATACGAGCTCCTGCTCTACTCGTCCAGGACCAAGGCCTGGAGCACGAGGCTGGCCCCGCTCGACCCCCGCACCGACCAGAACTACGTGTGGAGCCACAGGACGGACAAGGTGATCGCCGTCGGGGCAGACTCGCTGGGCTGGGTGGACCTCTGGTGGGGCATCGTGGTGTGCAACCTCGCCGACGACGACGAGGGCTTCACCACGCGCTTCGTCCCGCTGCCCGGTCCGACGCCCGGCAACGAGCATCGCTTCGCGGCGTGCTCCGCTCGGTCGCTACGGGACGTCGTCTGCGTCGGCGACCTGCTCAAGTTTGTGGAGATACATTTTCATGGAGACgaagacggcgacgaggaggacgatggcGTGACCTTGGAGGGTAGACGTGTCGACTTCGGCTGGAAGGCGACTGCTTGGAATATGATGCTTTCTTCAGGGGACTGGCATGCCGGCTGTACCGTGGACACCGACGACATCCCGTTAAGTGATGAAATGCACTCCTTTTTACAGCATAAGCTGCCGGAAGTCAAGGCAGAAAAGCTATCCTGGAGCAACCTTATTTGGTATGGCCCCACCCTGAGCATGGACGACGATGTTCTTTACATGATATTCAGGCGAATCATGTATCCTGGACACGACGAGGAATGGCAGGTTGCGGTTGACATGAAAAATAGTGCACTCGAAATCGTCTCTTTTACTGCCGAAGAGAAGCACTTTTGCGACCCGACCTATCGCCCAATTGATTTGTCCAAGAATCAGCCAATGTCGAATCATCACAATGTTGAACCCCAGGCGTAATGGGGTTAGTCTTCATCTGGATGTTTTAAGACACTTTGGTACTATGTAAAGTGTTGCACAAGTTTTCTCTGTTACTCTTGTTATTATACTTTTCTAGCGGGGTAAATGATTTGCCTTTTTCCATCATCTATTAAAAAGAAGTGTTTACGGGTGGCGAAATATTTTGGAATTGCGTTGGTTCCAATTATCTATgaaacaaaacaagcataactcTATAAGACATTCACTTTCGGAAATCATAATGAACGAACGTTCTCGTTCTCTGGGAATGTTCTTGGCGCGACACATCGTGGTGTGTCGATCCACGACATGGTGACCCCTATGGCGCAAACCATTTGCTTCATTTTCCCCTCGCGCGACAGCTCAAACCGGTCAATCCCTTCTCCTTCCGCATCGCTGCTTACTCTTTCCCTCGAGATCTCATTCAGATGACAACTTCATGTGTTGTCTATAGATGGAAATCCTGAAGTAGTGGCACTTTTACTTTAATTTTATCTAGAGCATGGCAACTCCTGTGTATTAGGCTTTTATACATGGAATCCCTTTTTGAATCTTTTTTTTTGCATCATGTAGCATGACAACTTTTGTGCTACAACACGACAATTCTCTTTGTTGTAGCATGTCAATTTTCTCTAATATAGAGCAAAAGCATTAGTCATAACACAAAACGGTGCATTCCTGTTGATATTCCAAGCTGCTTTGGCATGAGCCTGAAAATCACTCTTCATTAAACACCAATTCTCAAACTTAAACGATTGTTTCGGCCTACGAAACTGCCATATAATAGGAGCATGGTCACTCAAAATAATCGGAAAATTAAGCGCTTTCGTGTTAGGGCAAACAACACACCAATCAGAATTAATAAGATAACGGTCTAAATGTTGGTAAAGAGGATTGAAAGTATGTTGTCTAGTGCGCCAAGTATAAGTCGGACTGCTGTAACTGATGTCAAAGAGACCACGGTTCTTCACCAAAGTGTGGAAAGCAGTCATACGGTAATAACTTACGTTGACTTTACATTTATCTACATCATACATGATATCGTTAAGGTCTCCCATACATATCATAGGCTTTACATAGGTTATCATGCACAAAATTCTCAACGCGCTCCCATATTACATTAGTCTGGCAGTGGTATGGGTCTCCACAGATACATACAAAACCAAACTCAATACCCGTGGCTATATGAACTACATTTGTTAAGATAGCATAAAATGAGGCACTATCCACATAGAcattcagctcatcattccacatcAGCCATAATCCTTCAAAAGATCCCCTTGAAGGAACTACAATGCTATCGAAGATATCAAAACAGTTTATAAGATCATTGGAGGAAACTTTAGAGGATTTAATTTTTGAAGTAAAAATTACCAGTGCCAATGTGGAGTGGATGAGGTTTGCCAGGAACGACATACACTCATTGCGGAGTCCCCACCCCATACCCCGACAATTCCATGTGATCATCTTCATGGTGCCGGTGGCAAGTAAGAGCCCAGTGTCACTTCTCAATTAGAGATTGAAAGATTCTCCCAGTGTGACCTTCAACACATACGGGACCATCGTAGAGGGGCAATCCGGCAACCAGTGCTAGAAGAGACTGCCGGGAGCGACTGATATGGTGTGGAGAGGGTAGGGGACGATGGAATGGCCCGATCAAGAAGGGAGAGAAACCAGAGACGAGTGGCAGGGTGGGAATAGGGGCCAGCGTAAGCGGGAAGGCAAATACGAGAGAAGAGCATATGTGAGGTGGGCGAATGTGGGGATCGGCCGCTGCTGCTGGGATAAGCGAAATCGGCAAGCAACAACCCAAATAGAGAAGGAAGGCCCTTCAGAAAATATAGGGAAGGAAGGCCAGTCTAGGTGAGTATAGAAGCAACGATATGGGGGAGGAATCGGAAGGGAGAGAGCGGGAGAAGGAGAACCGGGGAAGAGATCAGGAAGAGGGGGAATTAGGGAGGAGATCATTCGAGGGAGATCcgaaggaggaggaagacgacaagaTGTCAGTCACCGGCATATCGCCAATCGACAAGGGTAGTTGTTGGAGAGATTTTCCGAGGTCCAAAACCCCAATAAGACGATTATGCTTTAGAATAAAGTTattgattttctttctttcttagtAATACGTGTTTCATTATATCATAGGATGATAGTACAAGCCATTTATATACCgacctaaaaaaacaaaaaaaacaaaaaaatgctagcCTTTACACAAAGAAATACTAGTCAAGAAGTAAAATTACAATCAAGATCGAAGAATCATCTAAGCTTGACATCAATGCCTGTCACTTCCCACTGACACCACCACAAAAGTAACCAAAGGAAaaaaaaatgacggatcacctTCACACCAAGCTCGATGCGGCTCTATCGCTGATATGcaactttgcggacctccaaggtagcTCATCAATGGCAAAACCATTACCGTTGAACAAATCAAACAATGACATCACCCGAACACGCCatcaaactccagatctggcaccatcACACGACTAGAACTTTGGAGGAGAAAACCATACCTGTCATCTACGAACCACAAACCCAGCACAATCATTTCAGATGCCACTGATACATACCACAATCTGCATTTGCTACTGAACTACATTCGAGACTCCGCAGTCTGAAAATACGAGTGTGTATTTCAGGCTGTTCAGAATTCCACCAGCTCCACAAAATTCAGGAAATAGCTGCTCCGCGGTTTTTAACTACAACTTCACCAACTTCGGAAGTGGAGTTGTGGAGAGGGCCTTCGAGTCGGCAAGCAAATGCGCGGAGCCGAAACTAGCTCATGGATGAAGCAGCTCGCCAGCTCTTCCCGGCAAGGTCGCCACGGCCACGCGCTCCATCTCTTTTTCACCCGCCTGAGCCTCCAGGCCAGCATCGCCGGCACGGTGGACCCCTACCCTGCTTCCGTGCCGACCGCCCTCCGCGCCTGCGCGCACCTCGCCGACGCTGCCTCCGGCCGCCTCATCCACGCGCTCGTGCTCACGCGCCCCGCCCTCGCCTCGGACAAAGTCGTCGCGACCGCGCTGCTCGACATGTACGCCAAGTGCGGCCTCATTCCaagcgcccgcaaggtgttcgatgaaatgccggcGAGAGACCTCGTCGTCTGGAACGCGCTGCTCGCCGGCTACGCGCGGCACGGGCTTCCAGAGCACGCGCTGGCGCTGGCTGTCAAGATGCGGGGCCTCGGCCTGAGCCCCGATCTGGTCACCTGGAATGCTGCCGTGTCGGGCTTTGCCATGGCCGGCGATGGCAGAATGGCCAGCGATCTGGTCGGCGCCATGCAAGAGGACGGGTTCCAGCCAGATGTGGTGACATGGACGACGCTCGTCTCTGGCTCGGTGCTGAACTTCCAGTACGGCAGAGCGCGAACCCTGTTCCGGGAAATGGTGGCCGGTGGCGCCCGTGTCCTGCCAAGCTCGGCCACGCTTagtagcatcttgccagcatttgcCGGAGTCGGTGACACAAAGCATGGGAAGGAGGTCCACGGCTACGCTGTCGTGACCGGTGTCGAGCAGGAGCTCACGGTGAGCAGCGCGCTCGTCGACATGTACGCCAAGTCCGGGCTTGTGCACGAAGCGTGCCGCTTGTTCGACAAAATGGCAGAAAGGAGCACCGTGACATGGAATTCCATGATCTTCGGGCTGGCGAATTCCGGCCACTGCCGGGAAGCAGTCAGCCTCTTCGACCGGATGCTGGGCGAAGAAGCGACGCCGGACCACCTGACGTTCACCGCCGTTCTGACGGCTTGCAGCTACGGTGGCATGGTCGAGGCCGGGAAGGCATTGTACCAGCGCATGCGAGATGAGCGCGGCATCGTGCCGAGGCTGGAGCACTACGCCTGCATGGTGCATTTGCTGGGCCGAGCCGGGAGGCTCGTCGAGGCGCACGATTTCATCAGGGCGATGCCCGTGGAGCCCGACTGCTTCGTCTGGGGGGCGCTGCTCGGTGCCTGCCGGAGTCACGGGAACGTCGAGCTCGCGGAGCTGGCGGCGTCCCGCGTGCGCACCGTCGAGCCAGAAAACGCTGCGAGCTACGTGCTGCTCTCGGGCGCGCTGGCAGATGCTGGCAAGCAGAACGACGTTCTCAAGATCAAAAGGTTGGTGAAGAGACGGCGGCTGAAGAAGCTTGACGGTTGCAGCTGGCTAGAGACGTCCTAGCTATGGCAACGATAAGCAGGCTAaaagcattactagtagaaccctcaaacctTCACTAGCATTTTAAgggtccaaaaataatatttttataCATTTTTACGGATTGAAAAACAGGGACAAAGATTAGAACtctcaaacccaacccttataacATAATATTCTCCATCAACGACGTTGTCGTTGTGCGCGGGAGGTCGACGGGGTTGCCGCCGGCGACGGGGGCGACTAGCAGCGGCGGTCGCGGGCGTGGACGCGGGAGTTGGGAGGATTTTTCCCTCCCGCGCGAGTATAACCGCCAAATGAGGGTTGGGATAGGTTTTGCTCCCCAACCCTTACTTTTAAGGATTGGGAAAGGGTTTGAGGATTGGACCTTTAAAAaaatttgagggtttgagggttaagGGGTTCTAGTCTACGGCTTTTTTCGAGAAAACTGTAAAAAAACAGTTATTTTTGGgggtttgagggctctactagtAATGTTCTAACATCATGTGCACTGTCGAGCAGTAGCACAATTATGTGATCATGGCGTGGGAAGAATAGCAGCAGCATGTGCAATGTCGAGCTCTGGTTAGTTCATTCGCTCCGTCACCTCCTTTCCACAAAACCTACATAatgacttctgcaatatttatTGGTAATTATGGTTCATATTAGTACATACGACTGTCAATATTTAGACAACACATTACAATTACATACACATACTCGAGCATAGGGTGACATTATTGCAGACTGCAAATTATACACAACACTCAACAACAAGATACCACTTCAGACTCGGATTATTGACTCGAATTACACAGTTGATAGAACTAGCCCTGACATTTCTAGCTATAGATAAAGGACATCAAACGCCTAGTCTCTCCTCTTCACGTAGGTGCCCAGTTCAGGATGATCAATTTGATCAATTACTCTGAGTTACCTGGTGCTGGACCTAGAAGCAGCATAATTCCTCCCGCAGTTCCATTTCCTGGATCTGATCTCTCATCAGGACTAGGAGGTGCCCTCTGCAATGGAGCTCGGCGCAGTGGCTCGAAGAATCTACCAGCCACATCAGGAGGTTGTTCAAAAGATTCCTCTCCAGGCAGAACGACAAATCCTTCCCGGTGAAGTGTGGATGGCTCATGGTAGCATGCAATCCACAATGAGTCAACGAGTTGCCTTTCCTCTCGTGCAGCATCAAGATCTTCAGGAGCCATCATCCTTATGCTCTGTATACGCCCCCAGAGAAGCCGTCGTAGCCTGTCCTGCTCTGCTAGTAAACTCCTATTCCCCAGTGTTGTGTCCTTTGCAAGCTCAAGCAGGCCTCCTAATGCCGCTTCTCGAACACCAGAGTCATCACTGGATACCAAACGCATCATAAGACGAGGAAATCCTAGCTGTGCAAATACCGAGCAATCGGAATGGCTTTCACTGAGCAGATGGTGAGTCAGGCTTAGTGCTTTCCTGTCAGAGAAGACACGTGTCTGTCACAAGCATGCTAGCGGGACATTTGGCGAATATACTCGGGCTAGATCAATTATGTTACCTCTGAAACCTTGCACTCTCTGTATTTAAGGCGTCTCTCAGTCCTGCATATCCATTGGCTAGACGAAATGCAGCAACTCCTGGTTTGTTGTTCCGAATCAAGGCTGAACATGATGAGAGCGAATTGTCAAACCAGAAACTTAACAGACACATATTGGGTACAGCATCTGAACAGAAAGAGGAAAGTACTTACAGGATAGTGCACCAAGAGCCTTTATGCGTGCAGTGAGATCAGGATCTGATGTAAAATTGGATACAAGTGGCTCAAAACCACTAGCTTCCATGACCAGCTGCTGGCTAGTCGGATTGTTTTGAACAACCGTTGTTACCACATCAGCTGCTTTGGCTCGGATGCGTGCATTAGTATTTCTGAGGTACCTAATAACTGGAACCAAGCCACCAACAGAATGCAGATCTAGCATACCAGAGGAACAAACGGGGAAATCAATAAACAATGACCTGTAATCATAACTGAAAAGCTCACACAGGCAATATATTCACAATGCTTTGGTGATTGCATGACCCTTGTTTCTGCATTTCAAGCTTGTTATCGATCTATTCATTCATCAAACAATTCTGGGCACGCAACAATCTTTTGGACCCTAACAGATCAGCTCCCCTTGGAA is drawn from Triticum dicoccoides isolate Atlit2015 ecotype Zavitan chromosome 4A, WEW_v2.0, whole genome shotgun sequence and contains these coding sequences:
- the LOC119285259 gene encoding hsp70 nucleotide exchange factor FES1-like, with product MAGDRMSWARLLKWSLSYMDGARPSRDISEEERRWLAEAVERHMAEDVVGRLREIALLMRTPLSVLEAQGITPEDIEDLLAELQVHVESIDIANDLHSVGGLVPVIRYLRNTNARIRAKAADVVTTVVQNNPTSQQLVMEASGFEPLVSNFTSDPDLTARIKALGALSSLIRNNKPGVAAFRLANGYAGLRDALNTESARFQRKALSLTHHLLSESHSDCSVFAQLGFPRLMMRLVSSDDSGVREAALGGLLELAKDTTLGNRSLLAEQDRLRRLLWGRIQSIRMMAPEDLDAAREERQLVDSLWIACYHEPSTLHREGFVVLPGEESFEQPPDVAGRFFEPLRRAPLQRAPPSPDERSDPGNGTAGGIMLLLGPAPGNSE
- the LOC119285260 gene encoding pentatricopeptide repeat-containing protein At5g59600-like, with protein sequence MRGAETSSWMKQLASSSRQGRHGHALHLFFTRLSLQASIAGTVDPYPASVPTALRACAHLADAASGRLIHALVLTRPALASDKVVATALLDMYAKCGLIPSARKVFDEMPARDLVVWNALLAGYARHGLPEHALALAVKMRGLGLSPDLVTWNAAVSGFAMAGDGRMASDLVGAMQEDGFQPDVVTWTTLVSGSVLNFQYGRARTLFREMVAGGARVLPSSATLSSILPAFAGVGDTKHGKEVHGYAVVTGVEQELTVSSALVDMYAKSGLVHEACRLFDKMAERSTVTWNSMIFGLANSGHCREAVSLFDRMLGEEATPDHLTFTAVLTACSYGGMVEAGKALYQRMRDERGIVPRLEHYACMVHLLGRAGRLVEAHDFIRAMPVEPDCFVWGALLGACRSHGNVELAELAASRVRTVEPENAASYVLLSGALADAGKQNDVLKIKRLVKRRRLKKLDGCSWLETS